The Malus domestica chromosome 10, GDT2T_hap1 nucleotide sequence TCATACTGGATGAAGTCGATGCTGCACTAGATAACTTGAATGTTGCTAAGGTTGCTGGATTCATCCGTTCAAAGTCACGTGAAGGAGCCAGGGCTAACCAAGATGATGAGGGAGGAGGTGGTTTTCAGAGCATTGTAATTTCTCTAAAAGATAGCTTCTACGACAAGGCTGATGCTTTAGTTGGGGTTTACAGGGACTGCGAAAGGAGGTGAGCTTCACACGAATCAATATATTTTCACAATTCACTTTATACGGTTTAGTAATGCAATAACTGCGTTTGCTTGATTGCAGCTGTTCGGAAACTCTGACATTTGACCTGACCAAGTATCGGGAGTCGTGATACAGCTACTCCAGGCTTCAGATAGATAACCATGCTTATGATGTAGATACGGATCGTTTCGTTGACATTTGATGTAATCGCTGTACATAAAGATTATAAGATTTGTGTGGCTGTTGGGATTGTTCTTTTATAATTAGGCTTGGAATTCGGCCGATAGATTCATGTGTTAGGCATGTAAAAATGACTCCTTTTGGTTATGTTTGATTTCGAGACGGATGATGTTTTATTTTTCCGCAAAGCAATAAGCTTTACCTTATTTACTGTTCTTTTACTTATGTTTTTCTTTCGGGGAGAGGTTTTACAATTTTCATTTTACCTCTTGCACTCTCCTCTTAATTATGTCCCTTGATTGTCTTTTAATATGTTtcacaataatgtggttcaagtttgtttttaacgagaattgaacttaaggtctttcatttataagtggagaaatatcattagaccgttGTCCTAAATGAGCACAAAACTATTAATGAAAAAAACCATTTGGAAGTGTCTTTAGGAAAATCAGTGAAGTGTATTTGTAAAGCACTAAAAAGTGTGTAAtccagtcattttaaaagtctGCATACCACATAAGGTCCTTTTATTCATCCGAAAGCGTTTTTTAGCTCTTCTAAAAGCTTAACACTGTGTCTACTTAGTTCTATGGTCTAGTAGCATTTCTCGAACCAAATTATATGACTAGCACATTATGAGATCTAGTCCACTTCCCCATCTCTTAGTATAGATACTATTAAATGTATTAAGAAAAAACTTGGCACTGGTACATACAACTTTAGCAGTATTCTACTTCAATTGTAAGTAGGAGGCCTCAAATTTGATTGCTACGAATGGTGAGATTTATACTTAATTATAAGAGTATTTCTATTTAAACGTCACTTCCCATCTAAGTTCACCCCACCAGTTAAGTTTAACtttcttaaaattttaattgtgtgaaaagacaaaaaaagacgcatatttttttttttaacaaacgatattatctacactaagggtgGACATGCTAAGCCTCACCATGAGCTagaaataatgtggttcaaaatcTGGTTTTGAACATATAATATTTCTATCCACACACACTCGAACCCTAATATTTTTTGAGGGCATTGTTCATCTTTCTCCACACAAACGCACGCAAATTTTTGAGGCGCATCGAAAAACAATTTTTGAACACCTGAAATTTCTAGTCCATATACGATTTTCGTTTTTCATAATCTAATTCATTAGTTCAGATTTGTTGCCCTTCTTTTCTCGTTGTCTTAAATAATGCTTGCTTGAATATGATTGGCATGCCAAAAGTTGTTGAATATGATTTGAAGGtgatttctatatatatatatatatatatatatagtaattcTGGTTCTGAAAAACAATATTAAGAGAATCAGAAAAACAACTCAGAATTGCAACTCTTGGATTTTTTTCAAGATCCACATGAAATTAAAGAAAGCGTGATAATGGAGATTGAAGACAACCCAAAGATTCAATTTTGGATTGGTGGTGCAGAAATTTGAAGCTACAAGGTCTGTTTAACAAGGACGTCGATGTAGGAGGAGGAAAAGCATGTGTAGAGATAGAGGAGAGGGAAATAAATTGTTGTTTGATACCGTCATCATTTGATGGTCAAATATATTCACGtgaatatttatatttaatataattactATCTGATTGTCAAGATGATGATTGTACTGAAATGGTGGTGttcttataaaaaattaaaatataaaattttaaatgagGGTGGACTGAAATTGGGGTAGACTTAAATAGAAAGTGGTACGTAAATGGAAAAACTCGAACGTGTGTTTTAGACAAGGAAGGGCACCCCTTGTGTTTCACATTTTATGGGCAAGGATGGAGGAGTGGATTCTATGGTTGGCGTTACTGATTTGAAGAACTCGCGGGGCCGGACATGAATGAGCTTCGTTCTCGTAGCaacaaaaccctagttttgctcCAAGAAAACTATCCAGAGCTCATTCAAAAGAACGCAAGTAGTGCTCTCAAATTTGAGGTTATATTGATTAATAATATATTACGATGTGATGGTCACACTGAAATAGTGAAATATATGCGCAAATTTTGAAATAAGATTGGTTGATTAATTTGCAGATTGTGATAAATGCTCCTCTTTAGTATTATTTGCTGCATGTGCTCAGATCAAGGCTCCTAAGTCAAAGAACCAAAATGAAGTTTGTGTTTGCCAGGCCTTCAAATGTTACCAAAACCCTTCTCAAGTAAGATTTATATATAACCTATATAATatcataattttattaattactgTTTGAATGCTTAATTTATGTTCCTTTATCTCACAAATTTGCTTGGAAATTTACCAAAAGGGTTTGTAGAACCAGAAGAACTCCCAGCTTAGCATGGTGGCCTCAAAAGAGAGGAAGATGGTGATTTCACACCAGATGCTGAGGTACTAttactttaaacattaaatatGACCTCCCCATAAATTCAATTTCAACTTTTAAATCGGAGAAACATTTTAGTGTGATAGTCAAAAAAGTCATTTGATGTTACTAATTCACGTATTATAATGTAATTGGACGACATAAATGATGTTTCAAACCTAGAGtataatattgaaaaatatatagCATGATCATGCTGGTGCCTTGTAGATAGTTCTGCTTATTTTGAAAGCTTAATTCGTGCTATTTCTTCTTAATAACTGGTCTCCAAACTAGGTCATGGAAAGTAAAAAATGGTTGACAGTTAAACAGTGGTTTGGTACGTACTTTAATTTCTgtagaaaacaaaacataacagtGCAGAGGAATACAAGAGACTAGTTTGCAAAAGAGCAACGACTACCTGACTACCATATTTAATGGTCACATTCACAAAACATCACCATATTTTGGAGAACACTGATCCTCAAATTTATTTAGCTCTTGAAAATTTGGAAATAAAAACATTCCACTAATCAAATAAAACGAATAACATCATTAGGATGGAGTGTAATTCCACGATTATAAATGGAACAAAAAAAGAgtacaaaacttcaacaacaTAATCACATCCAACCATATGGAAAGATAACATTCACAAGGCCAAaaccacaaacaaaaaaacGCACACAACACAACCTAGCAGTATTGAACCCTTCAAGGCACCGCAACGGCACCATGGAAAAGACTACACCACCTTTTAATGATTTTGTACTTTGTTGGCAAAAAGATTCTATTATGATGAGTCACCTCCAACAAacgtcgagcttcctcttcacaTCATTTCCCAAAAGCTTAAACCACAAAACCACTCAAATTTGAACAACTATTGACGGTCTTACTCCTAGATTCGAGATTGAGCAAGTCATAACCGCTACAAAAAGCTCTCATCGACCGAAGGGGAGATCGACTAGCTAGGAGCAGGAAGGCTTTCCTCGACAGAGCGGAGAGAGTGAACACTCccagagaagagaaagaaaaaaaaatcaagaatgaTAGCTGCCGACTCCAAGATTAAAGGCTGGGCAACGACTTTAGagcttttctttgttttcctctcCACCTAGCTAGCACCTGAAACTTAAATGATGAAGATTACTCCAACCTTTacaaaaacatattttatgGAACATCTTGACGTAGTATAGTTAATTTAGATGTTattatatgcgtaaattataAATTTGTGATCTAGAGACTAGCTAGAATATAACATTAATAACTAATTCATGTAGTATAACTTGCTGCATTAGGATTTTGCAACTTGACAACATTCCAGTACTACGTAcactaattatttatttatttatctactAATTAAAAAGATATTATTAGTGATACTGCAACTATGTGCATCAATATGTTGATTATTATTTATCATAAAAAGGGATAAAAGATGGATTAGATATTGTGGTATGTTCATTTACGTGACATGTAGAATGGATATTGGAATAAGTAATCTAATACCTGAAAACTCACGAGGGGAATAAACGCCCACTCAGTGGTGTACGTGATCAGAGGAAGCGCTAGAGTTCAGGTCGTGAACGAGAACGGCAACCCGATCTTGGACGACCAAGTGCAGGAGGGACAGTTGTTCATCGTGCCTCAGAACCACGGAGTGATCACGCAGGCCGGCAACGAGGGATTCGAGTACATCGCCTTCAAGACCAACGACAACGCCATGATCAGCACTCTAGCTGGCCGGACTTCCATACTGCGCGCACTGCCGCTGGAGGTGCTCGCCAACGCCTACCAGATTCAGCGCCAGCAGGCCCATCAGCTCAAGTACAATTACAATAGGCAGGAAACCATTGCCTTGAGCTCCAGCCAGTCTTTCCAGAGGAGGGTAGTTGCGTAAATGTACGATGGACGTATGGGAGTAGTGAGTGCGGCACGTAGTGTTTTTTGGGGCTATGAAGGGAAGAGAGTGAaagtaattaaataaaaaaaaaaaaaagccttatATGACTTTATACTACTATAATCTGGAAAAGGATATTTGCCGGATTCTTTTTTTGAGGATCTTAAGAATCTCGTGATCGTGATCATTCAACGTGTAccgtgcgatcagttttcgttatgtaatatttatatttaattttttgttatatacGATGAATGATCATAATCACAAGATCTTCAGACCCCCAGAAAAATGATCCGGATCCTTTTCCCTATAATCTAAGAGGAGAGAGTGCGTAGCTACTGAATAAACAAGTACTACGTGTAATCTTATGCATGTGATAATCCTGTCTAatgaaattttcctttttttccctaAACATGGCTTTCGCTCGATCATTGCAAATTAACAACTTTCAATTCATCATAATTTGGGCACTGGTCTGAGATTAACTTCTTTTTCCTAAAAAAGAACCGTGGGCCGAATTTTCGTTCTAAAATAACACGACCTGCCCCCAACTTGTTTTATTTACAAATAAGTCGGGTCTGGTTTCTTTAAATTTGAGCTGGATCCGGCCCGACCGTGCCCACGcatagttagttagttagtttttttttttttgttttttttgtttttttgtttttttgttttttttggtgaattggAAATTCTTAAAACCAAGGCAAAAGTGTCAAAAGTACATAATGAAAGGCTACAGCGAGACAAGCAACATAATAACAAACCGGGTAGTGCAAGGGGGTGAAAGGGAACTAGACGCTACAAGCATAGCTAAAAACGTCACCCCTTACACTACCAATACAAATTTAAGGAGAGCAATGTGACCCATCATTGTTTAGAACATGAACAAGTGAAGATGAGGGTCTATCGACCCAGGTAATGTCACACATCTCCAAACATCTTCGCAGTGCCAAGTGGTTTGCCGCTACATTGGCTGATCTTGGTATCCAAGACCAATGACGGccttgaaaggattctccaagtttcTTGCTCTTGGTCACATCAAGAAAAACCTCCCAACTACCATTTGTTATCTTACCCCTAAAGCAAGAGATTGATTCCAAGAAATCAGATCcaacaataacaaaaaaaattcaatcccAAGGCGATACCCATAGTTCCCCGTTTGTTGTAAGCAACGCATAGTTCCCCTTGTGTTGTAGTGTTTTCAATGAAAAGCACAACCAAGTTCCAACACTCTCatttgaaccaaaaaaaaaaaaaggaaaaggttcCAACACTCTCG carries:
- the LOC103445670 gene encoding prunin 1 Pru du 6.0101-like; amino-acid sequence: MVASKERKMVISHQMLRGSARVQVVNENGNPILDDQVQEGQLFIVPQNHGVITQAGNEGFEYIAFKTNDNAMISTLAGRTSILRALPLEVLANAYQIQRQQAHQLKYNYNRQETIALSSSQSFQRRVVA